A window of the Dyadobacter pollutisoli genome harbors these coding sequences:
- a CDS encoding homogentisate 1,2-dioxygenase, producing MPIYHQLGTIPPKRHTQFRKSSEKDAGLYYEEVFGTIGFEGMSSLLYHTWRPTQVKAFGEPYDVSPKIAVTHNLTMRKLIGFNIKPADDYLESRVALMVNRDLVIGLAAPGNGLMDYFYKNADADELLFIHRGNGKLLTFFGNIPFQSGDYILIPRGVIYQIEFDTTDNRLLYLESHAPIYTPKRYRNHFGQLMEQSPFCERDYILPRDLQTHDEKGDFLIKIKKQDHIHPLTYATHPFDVVGWDGYNYPWGFSIHNFEPITGRIHQPPPVHQTFQTDAFVVCSFCPRLYDYHPLAIPAPYNHSNIDSDELLYYVDGDFMSRNDISQGDMTLHPGGIPHGPHPGAYERSIGKKETQELAVMVDTFRPLMLTEAALGIDDGRYFASWTDE from the coding sequence ATGCCAATTTATCATCAACTTGGAACCATCCCTCCTAAGCGGCACACCCAGTTCCGGAAGTCTTCCGAGAAAGATGCCGGACTATATTACGAGGAAGTTTTTGGCACCATAGGTTTTGAGGGAATGTCCTCCCTGCTATACCATACCTGGCGCCCCACGCAGGTTAAAGCTTTTGGGGAGCCTTACGATGTGTCTCCCAAAATCGCAGTAACCCATAATCTGACCATGCGTAAGCTCATTGGTTTTAATATCAAGCCGGCTGATGATTATCTGGAAAGCCGGGTCGCTTTAATGGTCAATAGGGACCTTGTGATAGGGCTGGCCGCGCCAGGCAATGGCTTAATGGATTATTTCTACAAAAATGCTGATGCAGACGAGTTGCTGTTTATCCATCGCGGGAATGGAAAACTGCTTACGTTTTTTGGCAATATTCCATTTCAAAGTGGCGACTACATTCTTATTCCCAGGGGCGTAATCTACCAAATCGAATTTGATACCACCGACAACAGGTTGCTTTACCTGGAATCCCACGCCCCTATTTATACGCCAAAAAGATACCGTAACCATTTTGGGCAGCTCATGGAGCAGTCCCCGTTTTGCGAGCGGGATTACATTTTGCCAAGAGATTTGCAAACCCACGACGAAAAGGGCGATTTTCTGATCAAAATAAAAAAGCAGGACCACATTCATCCCCTCACGTACGCCACACACCCATTCGATGTGGTGGGCTGGGACGGTTACAATTATCCCTGGGGCTTTTCGATCCACAATTTCGAGCCCATTACCGGCCGCATTCACCAGCCACCGCCTGTGCACCAGACTTTTCAGACGGATGCATTTGTGGTTTGCTCTTTTTGCCCGCGGCTGTATGATTATCACCCGCTGGCCATACCTGCGCCCTATAATCACAGCAACATTGATTCCGATGAGCTGCTCTACTACGTCGATGGTGACTTTATGAGCCGCAACGATATCTCGCAGGGCGACATGACCCTTCATCCGGGCGGGATTCCCCATGGCCCGCACCCGGGAGCTTATGAGCGCAGCATTGGTAAAAAAGAAACGCAGGAACTGGCCGTGATGGTCGATACTTTCCGGCCTCTTATGCTCACCGAGGCTGCTTTGGGTATTGATGACGGGAGATATTTTGCGAGCTGGACTGATGAGTGA
- a CDS encoding SusC/RagA family TonB-linked outer membrane protein: MRQKILLGCILLFGWLDPLWAQTHQLSGKVTDEQSKDLPGVSIVIKGKQQGTVTDANGQYRLTLPGADPVTLIFSFVGYQSQEIDLAGRSNVDVSLKPNDNSLAEVVVVGYGTQKKKDLTGAISTISSKDVAGRQTLQVSEALQGSVAGVSVTRSSGAPGSGSSILIRGITTIGTNSPLVIVDGVPVSSIDNVNPGDVESITVLKDAASAAIYGSRGAAGVILVTTKRAKNGQSSLEYTYEYGVQRATATPGYAGVLDYMKYFNEQATNDGASTGPFAAALMASYLDSNRVSPDRFPNTDWQKSIISKSSAPRQRHDISFTMGSGKIKTKASLGYASAGAFYDNRSYNRYLFRINNDMQVNDKMSVNMDVFYKRTSNQGNANELPSSTFNPIYEARVMPPIYDDVYSDGRLALGKDGRNPLAQIRNGGFSKTLNNQIGGRISLNFKPVQGLTLTALVAPVFDMDKNKYFSKQIKYTNPDGTNSTVVNQARTTLSEGRSEGLTMNGQVLANYVKDFTGGHSIDVLAGYEENYRSLETLGASRSGFALTDFPYLNSGSTELRDNSGSANQSGLHSYFGRLQYNYKSKYFLQGNLRSDLSSRFASAYRRAVYPSVSAGWTISEENFLKNNQWLSFLKVRGSWGKAGNERLLDKDGNPAYYPYMATVDFSTALFYQNGSVVPLTGGGQQVYAVENITWETSRTTDVGIDAAFLNDRLSLGADYYMKKTTDILLPLDIPLYLGYDKPNQNAGVLNVKGWELEASWKDRINKLNYSVAANLSDARSTVGDLKGTEFRGDQIIRNGSEYNEWFGYKANGLFQTQDEITGAPVLNVTTKPGDVRYQDINQDGKITTDDKVLLGGALPRYLYGGNLRADYEGFDFGVSFQGVAKKRSRLNSEVVQPFAEAFGNMPADMIGKFWSLNNSAEQNLRATYPRLSRTSNAANYTLSDYWLINGAYFRLKNITLGYTLKQTAAKKAGIQSLRFYVSANDVFSLSKFPNYLDPESGSYSYPIVTTLMAGATIRF, translated from the coding sequence ATGAGACAAAAAATTCTACTTGGCTGCATCTTGCTATTTGGATGGCTTGATCCGCTTTGGGCGCAGACCCACCAGCTTTCGGGAAAGGTAACCGATGAGCAGTCCAAAGACCTGCCCGGGGTAAGCATTGTTATAAAAGGCAAGCAGCAAGGTACGGTAACCGACGCCAACGGACAGTACCGTCTGACACTTCCCGGCGCTGATCCGGTAACCCTGATCTTTTCTTTTGTAGGTTATCAGAGTCAGGAAATTGACCTTGCCGGGCGTTCGAATGTAGACGTTTCCCTCAAACCCAATGACAACTCTCTGGCAGAAGTAGTGGTCGTTGGCTATGGTACCCAGAAGAAAAAAGACCTTACCGGCGCCATTTCGACGATCAGCTCCAAAGATGTCGCGGGAAGGCAGACATTGCAGGTTTCCGAGGCTCTGCAGGGAAGTGTTGCGGGTGTATCCGTCACAAGGAGCAGCGGCGCCCCGGGCTCGGGTTCCTCCATTTTGATCCGGGGTATTACCACCATTGGTACCAATAGTCCCCTCGTGATTGTGGATGGCGTGCCTGTCAGCAGCATTGATAATGTCAATCCCGGCGATGTGGAAAGCATCACTGTTTTGAAAGACGCTGCCTCAGCGGCCATTTACGGGTCAAGAGGTGCGGCGGGTGTGATCCTGGTGACTACTAAACGCGCGAAAAACGGACAAAGCAGTCTCGAATACACCTACGAGTATGGTGTGCAGCGCGCTACGGCCACACCTGGTTATGCAGGCGTACTGGATTACATGAAGTATTTCAATGAACAGGCCACCAACGACGGGGCCAGCACCGGACCTTTTGCCGCCGCGCTTATGGCTTCCTACCTGGACAGCAACCGGGTAAGCCCGGACAGGTTTCCAAATACAGATTGGCAAAAATCCATTATTAGCAAAAGCAGCGCACCCCGCCAGCGTCACGATATTTCATTTACCATGGGTTCGGGCAAGATCAAAACAAAAGCATCATTGGGTTACGCCAGCGCAGGGGCTTTTTATGATAACCGCTCTTACAACAGATATCTTTTCAGGATCAATAATGATATGCAGGTCAATGATAAGATGTCGGTTAATATGGATGTTTTTTACAAAAGAACGTCCAATCAGGGTAATGCCAATGAGCTTCCCAGCAGCACTTTTAACCCGATCTATGAAGCCCGCGTGATGCCGCCGATCTACGATGATGTGTATTCTGACGGCAGGTTGGCATTAGGGAAAGACGGGCGTAACCCATTGGCGCAGATCCGGAACGGAGGTTTTTCAAAGACGCTCAACAACCAGATCGGTGGCCGGATATCGCTCAATTTCAAGCCTGTGCAAGGATTGACGCTGACTGCATTGGTAGCGCCCGTTTTTGATATGGACAAAAACAAATATTTCTCCAAACAGATCAAATATACCAATCCAGACGGAACCAATAGTACGGTCGTCAATCAGGCCAGGACCACATTGTCGGAAGGCAGATCGGAGGGGCTGACAATGAATGGACAGGTACTTGCCAACTACGTGAAAGATTTTACAGGTGGTCATTCTATCGATGTACTGGCCGGTTATGAAGAAAACTACCGCTCTTTGGAAACACTGGGCGCGTCCAGAAGCGGCTTTGCGCTGACTGACTTTCCTTATCTGAACTCTGGTTCTACTGAGCTCCGTGACAATTCGGGAAGCGCTAATCAATCCGGCCTGCATTCCTATTTTGGAAGATTGCAGTACAACTATAAAAGCAAATACTTCTTGCAGGGAAACCTTCGCTCGGACCTCTCTTCCAGGTTTGCATCCGCCTACCGAAGAGCCGTATATCCTTCCGTTTCTGCTGGATGGACTATTTCCGAGGAGAACTTTTTGAAAAACAACCAATGGCTTTCATTTCTGAAAGTACGGGGATCGTGGGGAAAGGCAGGTAATGAGCGACTATTGGACAAAGACGGCAACCCGGCCTACTATCCCTACATGGCTACCGTTGACTTTTCTACGGCATTGTTCTACCAAAATGGCAGCGTAGTACCATTGACAGGCGGCGGTCAGCAGGTGTATGCCGTTGAAAATATCACCTGGGAAACCAGCCGCACGACCGATGTCGGGATAGATGCTGCTTTTCTAAATGACCGGCTGAGTTTAGGCGCGGATTATTACATGAAAAAAACGACCGACATTCTTCTGCCGCTTGACATCCCGCTTTACCTGGGTTACGACAAGCCTAATCAGAATGCAGGCGTACTGAATGTAAAAGGTTGGGAACTGGAAGCCAGCTGGAAGGACCGTATTAACAAGCTCAACTATTCAGTTGCAGCCAATCTTTCGGACGCCCGATCGACAGTAGGTGATTTGAAAGGTACCGAATTCCGTGGCGATCAGATCATCCGCAATGGTAGCGAGTATAATGAATGGTTTGGCTATAAAGCCAATGGATTGTTCCAGACCCAGGATGAAATTACCGGCGCGCCGGTGCTGAATGTGACCACCAAACCGGGAGACGTTCGCTATCAGGATATTAATCAAGATGGCAAGATCACTACCGACGATAAGGTACTGTTGGGTGGAGCATTGCCCAGGTATTTGTATGGCGGAAATCTGCGCGCAGATTATGAAGGTTTTGATTTTGGAGTGAGCTTTCAAGGTGTGGCCAAAAAACGCTCGCGGCTTAATAGTGAGGTTGTGCAACCATTTGCTGAGGCTTTTGGTAATATGCCGGCAGACATGATTGGTAAGTTCTGGAGTCTGAACAACAGTGCAGAGCAAAACCTGCGGGCGACTTATCCACGCCTTTCACGGACTTCCAATGCAGCGAACTATACGCTTTCGGACTACTGGCTGATCAATGGGGCATATTTCCGGCTTAAAAACATTACACTGGGTTACACATTGAAGCAGACCGCCGCAAAGAAAGCAGGTATCCAGTCGCTGCGCTTTTATGTTTCTGCCAATGATGTGTTTTCGCTCAGCAAGTTTCCCAACTATCTCGATCCCGAGTCAGGCAGCTATTCCTATCCCATTGTAACCACGCTGATGGCTGGGGCAACGATCCGGTTCTAA
- a CDS encoding RagB/SusD family nutrient uptake outer membrane protein yields MKKLTLILSLLTGLTACHTLDLNPLSEASTGTFYSNQTELELAVNDLYRLAFWGNDNELFSDNEWHRGQLTNAVIGGTMTADDAAVQTYWLNCYKAIARANSFLANKDKAAANTPAAILLRLEAEMRLIRAYQYARLVTHFGDVPFLTTPITLEESYGITRTASEELLTFVFQELDFAASNLPVSYAAAETKRLTKGAALAIKARTALYTGKWQLAKEASDAVIKLNVYTLHSSYAQLFVKAGESSKELIISVPREEKQQVFSTAGYVQDNISRNAGGFGAQLPTREMIDAYECIDGKPIDESKLYEPTAPFKNRDPRLTATVVEFNTQWLGYNYTPHPDSLTVFSSKENKKVTNKDTRAVAAFASFTGFLWKKGIDQTWPDRLVEDNDAIIIRYAEMLLTYAEAKIELGELDETVLNAINQVRARAYGVAVDQTGAYPAVAVMNATALRQALRRERRVEFPREGLRYMDLIRWKLAEKVLSKPVVGLPDPAAQNRAKWPFPGVTPIDNDGVADYSGFGTDVKVLAQRNFDKSRQYLWPIPGVERRVNTGITQNSGY; encoded by the coding sequence ATGAAAAAGTTAACCCTAATACTATCACTGCTGACGGGCCTCACAGCTTGTCACACCCTGGACCTGAACCCGCTTTCGGAAGCATCCACGGGGACTTTTTATTCCAATCAAACAGAGCTTGAATTGGCTGTTAACGATCTGTACAGGCTTGCTTTCTGGGGCAACGACAATGAGCTTTTCAGCGACAATGAATGGCACCGCGGGCAGCTGACCAATGCGGTGATCGGAGGCACAATGACTGCCGACGATGCAGCCGTGCAGACTTACTGGCTCAACTGCTACAAAGCCATCGCCCGGGCCAATTCATTTCTGGCCAATAAGGATAAAGCGGCCGCCAATACACCCGCTGCGATCCTTTTGCGGCTGGAAGCAGAAATGCGTTTGATCAGGGCCTATCAGTACGCCAGGTTGGTTACACATTTTGGAGATGTTCCATTTCTTACCACTCCGATTACCCTCGAAGAATCGTATGGTATCACCCGTACTGCCAGTGAAGAGCTGCTCACATTCGTTTTTCAGGAGCTCGATTTTGCAGCATCCAATCTGCCTGTTTCTTACGCAGCGGCTGAAACCAAACGCCTTACCAAAGGAGCCGCGCTGGCCATTAAGGCAAGAACGGCACTATATACCGGCAAATGGCAACTGGCCAAGGAAGCTTCCGATGCAGTTATCAAACTGAATGTGTACACATTGCATAGTAGCTATGCGCAGTTATTTGTGAAAGCAGGTGAGTCCAGTAAGGAGCTGATCATCAGCGTTCCCCGCGAGGAAAAACAGCAGGTGTTCAGCACCGCAGGCTACGTTCAGGACAATATCTCCCGAAATGCAGGAGGCTTTGGCGCTCAGCTGCCCACCCGGGAAATGATCGATGCCTATGAATGCATTGACGGTAAACCAATTGACGAATCCAAGCTCTATGAGCCCACTGCGCCCTTTAAAAACCGTGACCCCAGACTGACGGCAACTGTTGTTGAATTCAATACGCAGTGGTTGGGTTACAATTATACGCCTCATCCGGATTCTCTGACGGTTTTCAGTTCAAAAGAAAACAAAAAAGTGACCAACAAGGATACCCGGGCAGTGGCCGCTTTTGCAAGTTTCACCGGTTTTCTGTGGAAAAAAGGTATTGATCAAACCTGGCCTGACCGTCTTGTAGAAGATAATGATGCCATTATCATACGCTACGCCGAAATGCTGCTGACTTATGCCGAGGCGAAAATAGAATTAGGTGAGCTGGATGAAACGGTACTGAATGCGATCAATCAGGTTCGGGCGCGTGCTTACGGTGTTGCAGTAGATCAGACAGGCGCATATCCTGCCGTGGCGGTAATGAACGCGACCGCGCTCCGCCAGGCGCTACGCAGAGAGCGACGCGTAGAATTCCCGCGCGAAGGCCTTCGTTACATGGACCTGATCCGCTGGAAACTGGCTGAAAAAGTACTGTCCAAACCCGTGGTAGGCTTACCAGACCCGGCAGCACAAAATCGCGCCAAATGGCCATTCCCCGGCGTAACGCCCATAGACAACGACGGTGTCGCTGATTACTCTGGCTTTGGAACTGATGTGAAAGTACTGGCGCAAAGGAATTTTGATAAATCAAGACAATATCTGTGGCCTATCCCTGGTGTTGAAAGAAGGGTTAATACAGGCATTACACAAAATTCAGGTTATTAA
- a CDS encoding DUF6660 family protein, with amino-acid sequence MRIILIILAFYTIALSCIPCQDQALEVSYSDHVTVDASSQQQSTDIDLCSPFCICTCCSAITLQAETAPPPMMASFPVFEELIFAYSSNINGGDLTSIWQPPRI; translated from the coding sequence ATGCGAATCATTCTGATCATATTAGCCTTTTACACCATTGCGCTATCCTGCATTCCCTGCCAGGATCAGGCGTTGGAGGTTTCGTATAGTGATCACGTGACGGTTGACGCAAGCTCTCAACAGCAATCTACTGATATTGACCTGTGCTCTCCATTTTGTATTTGCACTTGTTGCTCGGCTATAACGCTCCAAGCAGAAACAGCCCCTCCGCCAATGATGGCAAGTTTTCCAGTATTTGAAGAGCTGATTTTTGCTTATTCTTCTAATATCAACGGCGGTGATTTAACATCGATCTGGCAACCGCCCAGGATATAG
- a CDS encoding T9SS type A sorting domain-containing protein, whose amino-acid sequence MFESNSVLRFFWLLAILHFSTFCVNAQLQVSFPGERSIFQRQANGSTKVSISGNYTSEIDKIEVRAVPVKAGQGTDVPWTVLEDKPKGGVYNGQLQLSGGWYTLEVRGSLSGKVVGTDQISKMGVGEVFIISGQSNAQGVDARKDFPLPPGASDDRVNYINYNNEFQSSLNDPPAAVFEQLQLQDSLHVLGPNGNTAWCWGILGDLLTKKLNVPILFINTAWSGTSIQNWLLSSQNKPTTSVYSDSYRFPAQMPYGNLRLAVQHYASQYGARAVLWMLGESDNYPVRMGFDEFRADLESVIKKLGSDTNTKLPWIISKTSRVTDGTGVSVTNPAIIDAQNAVIKELGGITFSGPDTDDLPITRVDGTHFYGVEALTVLANAWNDVLSENFLKGVNPLVSNQLPKVQVVCEAGNNSISLSLPDNFGSYVWSIEQNGNTIEQTGKSLSISAPGVYSAKVKDIYGNTLRTQQIVIQSAIKPATPSILQAGMQQICADSSMTLNVAAGSDKYRWYNEGQTNAVQTGNTLEVKQTGSFVVRSENVFGCISDNSSPASIIVQSQIAKPVIAKIGPFDIALTSSNTDRNTSFVWKRDQEILTATKDTIQTDMPGVYSAKIAQTFTMEGNSLTCYSPASDELLVGSNQVSELVIFPNPVYGGEVYIESKEEIQQADIAVYDSFGRVLILLKQDLERRAKVPLHHLGPGKYIVRIKTATMDVKKQIIVR is encoded by the coding sequence ATGTTCGAAAGCAATAGTGTTCTGCGGTTTTTTTGGCTGCTAGCTATTTTGCACTTTTCTACTTTTTGTGTCAATGCTCAATTACAGGTTTCATTTCCTGGGGAAAGATCCATTTTTCAGCGGCAGGCAAATGGCAGCACCAAAGTTTCAATCAGTGGAAATTACACTTCTGAAATAGATAAAATCGAGGTCCGCGCAGTGCCGGTCAAGGCGGGGCAGGGAACAGACGTGCCCTGGACAGTCTTGGAAGACAAACCCAAAGGCGGGGTTTATAATGGTCAGTTACAGCTGTCAGGCGGTTGGTACACCCTTGAAGTAAGGGGCTCGCTCTCCGGAAAGGTAGTTGGCACTGATCAAATCTCAAAAATGGGCGTGGGCGAGGTCTTTATCATATCCGGCCAGTCCAATGCTCAGGGCGTGGATGCCCGAAAGGACTTTCCGCTTCCTCCCGGCGCAAGCGATGACCGGGTCAATTACATTAACTATAACAACGAATTTCAAAGTAGCCTTAATGATCCGCCAGCTGCTGTTTTTGAGCAGTTGCAGTTGCAAGACAGCCTGCATGTGCTCGGACCCAATGGAAATACGGCCTGGTGCTGGGGGATTTTGGGTGATCTTTTGACTAAAAAACTGAATGTACCTATTCTGTTCATCAATACGGCCTGGTCTGGTACCTCCATTCAAAACTGGCTATTGAGCAGCCAAAACAAGCCTACTACCAGCGTTTATTCTGACTCGTATCGTTTTCCGGCTCAAATGCCTTACGGAAATCTTCGGTTGGCCGTGCAGCATTATGCGAGCCAGTACGGTGCGCGGGCGGTGTTGTGGATGCTGGGAGAATCAGACAACTATCCGGTAAGAATGGGGTTTGACGAATTCAGGGCCGATCTGGAATCTGTGATTAAAAAGCTTGGGTCAGACACCAATACAAAGCTTCCCTGGATTATCTCAAAGACCTCACGGGTCACCGATGGTACCGGTGTTTCAGTTACAAACCCGGCCATTATTGATGCTCAAAACGCAGTTATTAAAGAACTGGGGGGCATTACATTCAGTGGCCCGGATACTGACGACCTGCCGATCACAAGGGTCGACGGAACACATTTCTATGGAGTTGAGGCGCTGACTGTGCTGGCTAATGCTTGGAATGATGTCCTCTCGGAAAATTTCCTGAAAGGTGTTAACCCATTGGTTAGTAATCAACTGCCCAAAGTTCAGGTGGTCTGTGAAGCCGGTAATAATTCGATTTCCCTGTCATTGCCCGATAACTTTGGTAGTTACGTCTGGTCTATTGAACAAAATGGTAACACGATCGAGCAGACCGGAAAATCGCTCAGCATATCAGCTCCGGGAGTGTATTCGGCAAAGGTCAAAGACATCTACGGAAATACCCTCAGAACGCAGCAGATCGTCATTCAGTCTGCCATCAAACCGGCAACTCCGAGTATTTTGCAGGCTGGAATGCAGCAAATTTGTGCAGATTCTTCCATGACGTTGAATGTAGCCGCTGGCTCCGACAAGTACCGGTGGTATAATGAAGGGCAAACCAATGCAGTTCAAACCGGAAATACTTTGGAGGTAAAGCAAACCGGTAGTTTTGTGGTGCGAAGCGAAAACGTTTTTGGCTGTATTTCAGATAATTCCTCACCGGCTTCGATTATAGTCCAAAGCCAGATCGCCAAACCTGTAATCGCCAAGATCGGCCCGTTTGACATCGCATTGACGTCCAGCAACACCGATCGGAACACAAGCTTTGTCTGGAAAAGAGATCAGGAGATTTTAACAGCGACCAAAGACACCATTCAGACTGATATGCCGGGAGTATATTCGGCCAAGATAGCTCAGACTTTCACGATGGAAGGCAATTCGCTGACCTGTTACTCGCCAGCTTCCGATGAATTATTAGTAGGCTCGAATCAGGTTTCAGAATTGGTTATTTTTCCTAACCCGGTTTATGGAGGCGAGGTCTACATTGAATCCAAAGAAGAGATTCAGCAGGCAGATATTGCAGTTTACGATTCTTTCGGCCGGGTTTTGATCCTTCTCAAACAGGACCTGGAAAGACGCGCCAAAGTACCGCTTCACCATTTAGGGCCCGGCAAGTATATCGTCAGAATCAAAACCGCGACGATGGATGTTAAAAAGCAAATTATTGTCAGGTAG
- a CDS encoding winged helix-turn-helix transcriptional regulator, giving the protein MAAIKESSTIQFNKQNVFRLCPITFVMEKIGSYWKPIILFHLLEGGKRYGELKKAMPHITEKMLTQHLKQLEADHLVLREARAVIPPHVTYSLTQTGLALRPVLHAMANWAISEGKRSDLQLFQNLKDFPM; this is encoded by the coding sequence ATGGCAGCAATTAAAGAGAGCTCGACGATTCAATTTAATAAACAGAATGTGTTTAGGCTATGCCCCATAACCTTTGTGATGGAGAAAATAGGAAGCTATTGGAAACCTATCATACTGTTTCATTTACTGGAAGGTGGCAAAAGGTATGGCGAATTAAAAAAAGCGATGCCCCACATCACCGAGAAAATGTTGACCCAGCATTTGAAACAACTGGAAGCTGATCATTTGGTTTTAAGGGAGGCCAGGGCCGTCATCCCACCTCATGTCACATATAGTCTAACTCAGACTGGTCTGGCTCTGAGACCTGTACTACATGCGATGGCAAATTGGGCCATTTCGGAAGGAAAGCGAAGTGATTTACAACTATTTCAAAACTTGAAGGATTTTCCAATGTAA
- the hppD gene encoding 4-hydroxyphenylpyruvate dioxygenase: MEAITELAIEPVHTDFLPINGMDYVELFVGNALQSAHYFQNAFGFQPLAMAGLETGLTDRESYVVIQDKIRLVFTSPLHGGTSIGEHIDRHGDGVQVIALWVDDATSAYQQTTRRGASSFLKPVTEQDEHGQVVRSGIHTYGDTVHIFVERRDYSGVFLPGFIEWKPAHIPTTTGLRYIDHMVGNVGWNEMNKWVKFYEDVMGFTTMVSFDDKDISTEYTALMSKVMSNGNGRIKFPINEPAEGKKKSQVEEYLHFYGGPGVQHIAVNTDHIIETVRTLRERGVEFLQVPASYYDDLSERVGQIDEEIRALRELGILVDRDEEGYLLQIFTKPIMPRPTLFFEIIQRKGARSFGKGNFKALFEAIEREQMLRGTL; this comes from the coding sequence ATGGAAGCAATTACAGAACTAGCGATAGAACCGGTCCATACCGATTTCCTGCCCATCAATGGTATGGATTATGTGGAGTTGTTTGTCGGCAATGCCCTTCAATCGGCCCACTATTTTCAGAATGCCTTTGGCTTTCAGCCGCTGGCAATGGCAGGACTTGAAACCGGCCTGACCGATCGGGAATCTTACGTCGTCATCCAGGACAAGATACGGCTCGTTTTTACCTCACCGCTGCACGGAGGGACTTCCATAGGCGAGCATATCGACCGGCACGGTGACGGGGTGCAGGTTATTGCGCTCTGGGTGGATGACGCTACGAGTGCCTATCAGCAGACCACCCGGCGCGGCGCGAGCTCTTTTCTAAAACCGGTTACAGAGCAGGACGAGCATGGGCAGGTCGTGCGCTCGGGCATTCATACTTACGGGGATACGGTACATATTTTTGTAGAACGACGTGACTATTCAGGAGTTTTCCTGCCAGGATTCATTGAATGGAAGCCTGCACACATTCCAACAACTACCGGATTACGCTATATCGATCATATGGTAGGCAATGTGGGGTGGAACGAAATGAACAAGTGGGTCAAGTTCTATGAAGATGTGATGGGCTTTACTACCATGGTTTCTTTTGATGACAAAGACATCTCCACGGAGTATACGGCCCTGATGAGCAAGGTGATGAGCAATGGAAACGGACGTATCAAATTCCCGATCAATGAGCCGGCGGAAGGAAAGAAAAAATCACAGGTGGAGGAATACCTTCACTTTTACGGCGGCCCAGGCGTCCAGCACATTGCGGTCAATACCGATCACATCATTGAAACAGTCCGGACGCTTCGCGAACGGGGCGTCGAATTCCTGCAAGTGCCTGCCTCCTACTATGATGATTTGTCGGAACGGGTTGGGCAAATCGATGAAGAAATCCGCGCGCTTCGCGAGCTGGGTATCCTGGTGGACCGTGACGAGGAAGGCTACTTGCTCCAAATATTTACCAAACCCATAATGCCGCGCCCTACTTTGTTTTTTGAGATCATTCAGCGAAAAGGTGCGAGATCATTTGGAAAAGGGAATTTCAAGGCATTGTTTGAGGCCATTGAGCGTGAGCAAATGCTGAGAGGAACGCTTTAA
- a CDS encoding NAD(P)-dependent oxidoreductase: MKKVIVFGATGGTGSHVVEQALDQGYQVTAVARNPAQLLLRHPNLKVVQGDVLLPETFQDHMMGFDAVISCIGIPKIKRTTLYSAGMQNILKAMHQSGIKRIICISSGAISIPPNSSWIMSFLIKNVLQRLYKPVYSDMLLMENALAGSDLDWTIVRAPKLTDGKRISNYRIITGQPLKNIPRISRADLSAYMISHLSEEKTYKSRVEIAY, encoded by the coding sequence ATGAAAAAAGTAATCGTATTTGGCGCCACAGGCGGTACAGGAAGCCACGTAGTTGAGCAAGCACTTGATCAGGGATATCAGGTCACTGCCGTTGCGAGAAATCCAGCTCAGTTGTTGTTACGACATCCCAATTTAAAAGTCGTTCAAGGAGATGTTTTGTTACCCGAGACATTTCAAGATCATATGATGGGTTTTGACGCAGTCATTTCCTGCATAGGCATTCCAAAAATCAAACGCACCACGCTCTACTCAGCTGGCATGCAAAACATCCTGAAAGCCATGCATCAATCAGGAATTAAACGTATAATCTGTATTTCATCTGGTGCCATCAGCATTCCGCCTAATAGCTCCTGGATTATGAGCTTTCTGATTAAAAATGTTCTTCAACGCCTTTACAAACCTGTCTACTCAGATATGTTGTTAATGGAAAATGCGCTTGCGGGGTCTGACTTGGACTGGACAATAGTCCGTGCGCCAAAGCTTACAGACGGTAAAAGGATAAGTAATTACAGAATTATTACGGGGCAGCCTCTAAAAAATATTCCCAGAATATCCCGGGCCGACCTTTCTGCTTACATGATTAGCCATCTATCAGAGGAGAAAACCTACAAATCCAGAGTTGAAATTGCCTATTGA